The proteins below come from a single uncultured delta proteobacterium genomic window:
- a CDS encoding Acetyltransferase, N-acetylglutamate synthase, with protein sequence MGIVTVREYDDSFKEAVINLILGIQRKEFGVPVTREGQPDLSAIPDFYQTGNGNFWVALHDGAVAGTVSLKDIGNGQGALRKMFVGPAYRGAPYRTGQQLLDVLLEWARGRGVRDIYLGTTEKFLAAHRFYEKNGFAPFPKELLPENFPLMSVDTRFYRRCP encoded by the coding sequence ATGGGCATTGTCACGGTGCGCGAATATGACGATTCCTTCAAGGAAGCGGTCATCAACCTGATTCTCGGCATCCAGCGGAAGGAGTTCGGCGTGCCGGTCACCCGCGAGGGGCAGCCGGATTTAAGCGCCATCCCGGACTTTTACCAAACCGGGAACGGGAACTTCTGGGTTGCCCTCCATGACGGCGCGGTGGCCGGCACCGTTTCCCTGAAGGATATCGGGAACGGGCAGGGCGCGCTGCGGAAGATGTTCGTCGGCCCCGCCTACCGGGGAGCTCCGTACAGAACGGGGCAGCAACTGCTGGACGTGCTGTTGGAATGGGCGCGCGGGCGGGGCGTGCGGGATATCTACCTCGGCACCACGGAGAAGTTTCTGGCCGCGCACAGGTTCTACGAAAAAAACGGGTTCGCGCCTTTTCCCAAAGAGCTTCTGCCGGAAAACTTTCCGCTGATGTCCGTGGACACGCGATTTTACCGGCGTTGCCCGTGA
- the rpmA gene encoding 50S ribosomal subunit protein L27 (Evidence 2a : Function of homologous gene experimentally demonstrated in an other organism; PubMedId : 10094780, 1225626, 12809609, 7556101, 8312607; Product type s : structure), translating into MAHKKAGGSSRNGRDSAGQRRGVKRYGGQKVLAGSIIVRQLGTKVHPGSGVGLGRDFTIFATCDGVVKFEKYIRNRREKVRVSVIPAS; encoded by the coding sequence ATGGCACATAAAAAAGCAGGCGGCAGTTCCCGTAACGGCCGCGACAGTGCGGGCCAGCGCCGGGGCGTCAAACGGTACGGCGGCCAGAAAGTTCTTGCCGGCAGCATTATCGTGCGCCAGCTCGGCACCAAAGTGCATCCCGGTTCCGGGGTGGGCCTGGGCCGCGATTTCACCATCTTCGCCACCTGCGACGGTGTTGTGAAATTTGAAAAATACATCCGCAATCGCCGCGAGAAAGTACGCGTCAGCGTTATTCCCGCGTCCTGA
- the rplU gene encoding 50S ribosomal subunit protein L21 (Evidence 2a : Function of homologous gene experimentally demonstrated in an other organism; PubMedId : 10094780, 387076, 8312607; Product type s : structure) — MYAIIESGGKQFRVEEGGKIRVEKLTSAVGSEIVIDKVLMLGGGSFAVGSPYIAAATVTAEVVEHGRGEKIIVFKKRRRQDSRRTQGHRQDFTTLKIKSITA, encoded by the coding sequence ATGTATGCGATTATTGAAAGCGGCGGCAAACAGTTCCGGGTTGAGGAAGGCGGCAAGATCCGCGTTGAAAAACTTACCTCGGCTGTGGGCAGCGAAATTGTCATTGATAAGGTTTTGATGCTCGGCGGCGGCTCCTTTGCCGTCGGCTCCCCCTATATCGCCGCCGCCACGGTGACGGCGGAAGTGGTCGAACACGGCCGCGGCGAGAAGATCATCGTCTTCAAAAAGCGCCGTCGCCAGGATTCGCGCCGCACCCAGGGGCATCGTCAGGATTTCACCACCCTGAAGATCAAGTCCATCACCGCGTAA
- a CDS encoding Thiamine biosynthesis protein: MMVTYDAVALFSGGLDSILAARLIQDQGLAVKCIHFTSPFFGKPESIPHWREVYGLDIDAVDVGDAFAAMLAERPAHGFGKVLNPCVDCKILMMRRAVTLMRELGADILISGEVLGQRPMSQRKDTLNIIRRDAGVRDVLIRPLSARILEETPAEASGRIDRSRLGAISGRGRRSQLELAAALGITEIPTPAGGCRLTEKENGRSYWPVLLHTPRPTGNDFDLAATGRQYWNLAAPGAPLHLCVGRNQADNARLLELALPGDIVFKIASFPGPVALGRPFPGQEWDDAAVASAAAFTASFSPKAARFSEESGKPVFVKAHKGPDHGAIMRPVEEDAVPAIPVIPARAGDWREYPWEKARGEIRAEQRERLGLPPKEQPFQDEDEPGSE, from the coding sequence ATGATGGTCACATACGACGCGGTCGCCCTGTTTTCCGGCGGCCTGGACAGCATCCTCGCGGCACGACTCATACAAGACCAGGGTCTTGCCGTCAAATGCATCCATTTCACCTCCCCCTTTTTCGGCAAGCCCGAGAGCATCCCGCATTGGCGCGAAGTGTACGGTCTGGACATTGACGCCGTGGACGTCGGCGACGCGTTCGCCGCCATGCTGGCGGAACGCCCGGCCCACGGGTTCGGCAAGGTCCTCAACCCCTGCGTGGACTGTAAAATACTGATGATGCGGCGCGCCGTGACCCTCATGCGGGAGCTCGGCGCGGACATCCTTATATCGGGCGAAGTCCTGGGGCAGCGGCCCATGTCCCAGCGCAAAGACACCCTCAACATCATCCGCCGGGACGCCGGCGTGCGCGATGTCCTTATCCGCCCGCTCAGCGCCAGGATTCTGGAAGAAACCCCGGCCGAAGCCAGCGGCAGGATAGACCGCTCGCGGCTTGGGGCCATCTCCGGCAGGGGACGCAGGAGCCAGCTCGAGCTGGCGGCGGCGCTCGGCATAACGGAAATTCCCACCCCCGCCGGCGGATGCCGGTTGACGGAAAAGGAAAACGGCAGAAGCTATTGGCCGGTTCTCCTGCATACGCCCCGCCCAACGGGCAACGACTTCGACCTTGCCGCGACCGGGCGCCAATACTGGAACCTTGCCGCGCCCGGCGCGCCGCTGCATCTGTGCGTCGGCCGCAACCAGGCGGACAACGCGCGGCTGCTCGAGCTCGCGCTGCCGGGCGACATTGTTTTCAAAATAGCGTCCTTTCCCGGCCCCGTGGCCCTTGGCAGACCCTTTCCCGGGCAGGAGTGGGACGATGCGGCCGTGGCTTCGGCGGCCGCCTTCACGGCGTCTTTTTCTCCCAAAGCCGCCCGGTTTTCGGAAGAATCGGGAAAACCGGTGTTTGTGAAAGCGCACAAGGGGCCCGACCACGGCGCGATCATGCGCCCCGTGGAAGAGGACGCCGTGCCCGCGATTCCCGTGATCCCGGCGCGGGCCGGCGATTGGCGGGAATACCCATGGGAAAAGGCGCGCGGGGAAATCCGCGCCGAGCAGCGCGAACGGCTGGGCCTGCCGCCCAAGGAACAGCCTTTCCAGGATGAAGACGAGCCGGGCTCGGAATAA